The window TTATATACTTTATTGAGATCAAGCACACTTGTCTCAACCTTAATGTTTTTCTCAAAACATTCCTTAATTTTTGGCAAGGCATTCACTGGCCTTAGTGATATACTTAGATGCAGTGCCTAGAAAGGCTTCTGGGATGCTACACCTAATGATCAGTAGACTTACACGATTCGAGTATTCCCACTTCTCATAGTTTCTCCTTTGATAAGAAGCACTATAGTCCGTAGGAGAAGTAGGTTGCTCAATCCTTAGCGCGTAATCTAGATCCATGCAACCCTGagcaatcaaaatataatctttgcAATCCTTAAAATTGACCCATTCAACACTAACATATTGTTCATGTTGGAAGAAACTGCAAAAGCAGACATCACAATTGAATAgagaacaaaaccaaattaaCTGTCATGCTcacatcataaaattcaaataaaatggtaACATCTCGAGGTACCGGCACAACATTCAAATCAAGTCTGTGGACAGTAATATGAACTTGCAAGTGGTAACCTTTTGCAGTAATCAAACACTGACAATAAGATCATGTCAAGCAATATCCACCTGTGGGCATCACAATTTACTCACACGAAATCTGGATAATCATCACGTATTTATCACCACAGGTATGTGTGTATCTCGtgccaaatattaatcttctAGTGGGCCGACTAATATCCGCATTAAAAATACGCGCACACTTACCGTCCTAACATTCGCAGTAAAGAAGTCTAGACAAGAGAGGTTACTGTTGCAACGTCTTATTTCGACTAATCTATTTTGAACATTAGTAAACCATATCGAGGTACCGAGCACAACATTCACAATAAGTCTTTTGACAGTAATGTGAATTTGTAAGTGGTAGCCTCTTTACAATGATCAAACACTGACAATAAGATCATGTTAAGCAGTGTCCACCTGTGGGCATCACACATTACTTACACGAAAACTAAACAATTGTCATGTATTTATCACTAAAGATATGTGTGTATCTCGtgccaaatattaatcttcctgtgggccgactaatatccgcattaaaatacacacatcaATAAAGGAACATGAGATGCaccaaaaaatttgaatttaaaattttaaaactgaaTATAAACGCTTGCAAGCAAGTCATTGTTAACTTTCCGGAATACAGTGGCTAGCCAACGAGTCACTGGGTTCGCGTACCTCGCGAACTCAGCAAGTCGCTGAATCCTTACGGCCAGCACAATAGCTCCccaacaaattacaaattgctGACTTCTAACGGGattccatataattttttttaaatccgATTTTCACTAAATCgacaaaatccaaattttgatgCTCCCAATAACATAACcaataaacataaacatccaataataacatcaaaacaaccaaacaaatccataaaataaaaccaaattatTATGAATTCACCAAACAAACAAGAACGAAACAATTTGGTGAACCATAATTCAGGATAAACTATTGTAACATCCCGGattttagaaccctaatttttgagccctagaatttattgtTGATGACATGGCATCGAGAATGCTTTTATTTCATGAGTTGATATGGTCAATTTgagttagggtttgtgttgaaagtttgaaaagtcaaacctatttaatttgatgatgtggcatgtgatatattaagttatgagaCTATGTggcaatttaattgtttatgggtgagtgagaatatttgagaaaatttccataaatacttatcaccctaattcttgtaattttcgaaccctagaccccttggaggaagaatttctatttttccggaatttatttaatccttgggatatttatccaaattaaattccaagagccaattatttccttgtttagagatgtaaaaatcgagcccccttgtttttctagtgattttcgaaaatcacttaattatgggaaggaaagaattattttattttagttaatcccttgtttgatttctttccatacctagaatttaattattctaccaaatctttccatacttcaagagatcttgccttactttattttagtcaatattcaagaaatccatgccttatttaaaggGCATAGAAATCGGCCCCTACCTTGTTTCATGgaggattttccttatttttattttgctccatgatattttattctatatggaaaaataccaaaaacaaaaccatggCTAATTACCTAgcctaattttcaaaaattaggaGATATTGCcatcttctatttttgttaattcttcttccctacttcacaatattatttcatttatttatttaattgggagaatgagatcttaccaaatattctattcttgttacctaaagatctcattggacactataaataagaaccaaaaccccaaccctagcccccCATAATTTCGAAAATCTTCACCCCCattcactctctcaattttcttccactttactccataaatctttcatcttttgagaagaaatcgAAGTTTAATCCGAGGatattgaagaaccaagtctctactttgtttctaccgattgattttctctaaaaaggtatttttgctTAAGAGTTatgttgttcttcttctaccccttcttttctttttcttccaaccgatttaatcggtgttcttgaaccttcatgcatattaattgagtGAAAAAGGGATAAGAAGGGATATGggaacatgtgtgtgtgtgtgtgtgtgtgtgtgccgagAGTGTGTGAGgtgtgtgtgccgtgtgtgtgtgttatgcgtgtgagtgtgtgttgaagtgtgtgttgtgtagtgtgtgcttGATGGCTAAATACTTTTGTATGACATATGATGATAGATCTAGGGTTGAGATGCTAAGAAATATGCGTATGCTAAGCGTGACttgaaattagtaatttatgatGAGTGTGACttgaaatttataagttatgaagATTAAGGTGAATCGATGGGAAAGAGGGAAGTAACGAGACATGCACAAGTTAAGAGTTAtaattgaacctaatttgtgaatatgtgcctatgtgaatttaaaggtgaaacctcggttgcgaagccggataacggaaaagcgaaactacttgaaatctaagcagtcaaggtgggctttactctcaaaaaactctttttattttgtcaaagatAATTATCGGAgctataagggtggtttaactgttatgtcatgcctatgtttgttttcttgtgAGATTGTGtgtctgatgcctagtttgtgagttcgctccattgggctatagggctatggatatgatatacgaattcgggtctgagtatgggccgcaaaccctaccaggctgtgtacacgaggggatcgggagccgtcctagctagtcggccggtctcgtgggcgaaaagcgtggccacgctttcgtcgcaccatggaaagattgtgatatgtgattgtggaatttgatgagaaaatggggagttatttttgactggccagtctatggaaaatattttgtgatactcgtgatatttctcttaactgcttaaaactcgagttcacttggtaagggtggcataacttttgaataaaatgttttggcaacgagctcactgagtatttcaaaatactcagccctgcatgtgtttttcctatgtgcaggttgaatgatgacgagcggtggcgggtgttgagcagctcaattaattaatggatatgttgaactctaagtgtagttgtgtctccatacatagctatgctttttctcttggtcgttttccacTAAGTTCTAATACTCTGATATTGATTTGGTTGATTGGCACTCTTCTTCGTTTTTGAGGCCTTATACTTTTCTCGTGACGTTATCTTGAAACCTATGTCATTCTCTTAAGTTTTGATCGTCATTTATAAAACTCCCCtttgtttacctatttaagtttctaggttaagttgttgcattaaatactctgatatttCCTTCGTTTCCTTTGGTTGATACTCTTtgaatgaaaccctagc is drawn from Salvia hispanica cultivar TCC Black 2014 chromosome 6, UniMelb_Shisp_WGS_1.0, whole genome shotgun sequence and contains these coding sequences:
- the LOC125194680 gene encoding uncharacterized protein LOC125194680 → MLGRWILLDMILLSVFDYCKSFFQHEQYVSVEWVNFKDCKDYILIAQGCMDLDYALRIEQPTSPTDYSASYQRRNYEKWEYSNRVSLLIIRCSIPEAFLGTASKYITKASECLAKN